Within Triticum dicoccoides isolate Atlit2015 ecotype Zavitan chromosome 1B, WEW_v2.0, whole genome shotgun sequence, the genomic segment AATTGCCGTTTGCGTGGCATGGCGCCGTTCGTGCAGCATTGGCATTTGTGCACCGGAGAAAAAATCAGTGTGCTCCTTCCTTCACCTTCgtctgtgttagagagagagagagagagagagagagagagttgggcATTTGTGCACCGGAAAAAAATCAGTGTGCTCCTTCCTTCATCTTCgtctgtgttagagagagagagagagagagttggtcCAGGGTATGTCGTCCCAACAACATGCACCACTCTATGAATAGGAAAATCTTGTAACTATTACAGGTTTAAGTGCTAGGGACTAATGGACAAATTTATAAATACCTTGTCTTGAGTTTGTAATGGTGTACATATGTTGTTTTGTGATTATTTTTCTTAAGACTGCAAATTTCCGAGCTACAGATTGATTTTACTTTTACTGGTTATTTTGCGAGTTTTCACTTGTTTTTATCAATTATCATAGTctacatgcatgttatttctggttCAATTCTTTTGTTTACTCCTTTGCTCCTGTTGATTTTCATTTAACGGTTTTGTTTTTGTCAATGCAGTCTATTCCACTTCCACGCAACTTTTCTTTCGATTGAACTACTTATGTGTGTTTTATCCGTCCACAATTATATAATATTTTCTGTTGTGTATTCTTTTAATTTGCTGTTCAGGGTCTTCGTTGTTTTCCAGCTCGAAATACTGCAAGCTGAGTGCACGCTGATCGGGAGTCCCACAATCTATGAGGTCAGTGACGCCGCTCAGCCGAAGAACGGATGCTATTCTGATAGACTGGGCATACATAGGCCTGACATGATCTCAAAGGTTCAGCAAGGTGTTACCAACATAGCATGTTCTCGTGATCAAGGCTTGGCAGGTTCGTCTCGTGCTCCAAGGGTAGAGCATGCTGTGAACAATCTGCGTGGATTTTATGATTTAGTGTCAGCCCAGAACACAATAGATGCCAAGATGCAGCAGCTTTCACTgaggaatcaaggccaggggctcgCGGCTCCTCCGACAAACTGGGAAGGCTTCGACTGGACCGGCAATACATACCGAACCATTGCACAGATCAAGGATGAGAACTTTAGGATGTCCAGTCAACCTGACTTGATCACGGTTGTGGCTGCAGTTTCACAGGTAGAcagtggtgccttctgctacccatCTTGCGCCTTGATGTTCGACGGTGAGAAATGCAATAACAAGCTGAAAGTTGATGGTGATGGGTGGTGGTGCACCAGATGCCTCTGGAGGTCCCAGACCTGCGAGTACCGGTACATGCTCAACTGCCAAATCAGTGACCATACTGGTTCAACCAATGCGACAGTCTTGCAGCAGGCTGCCGAGGAAATAATTGGCTACACAGCACAAGAACTCCTCATGATAAAAGATGTCGAGAAAGACGGTGTAAAATTTGAGGAAATCATGCAGGGTATCCTTCGGCGTCAGTGTGTACTTAAGCTGAGAGTCGAGGGGCATGGTGTAATGACGAAGCGCAGCATAGTTGAGGCTGAGAAGTTGGAGTCGCCGAATACGAGCCATCTCCTAGGGGCGATCGGCAACCTGTTAAAGAGCGGTTCGTCCCCAACTCCATGGCAGCAAGGTGGCCTGGCCCCAACCGCCCGTCGTCCCACAAATCTGCAGGCACCTTTTAGAACTTTCAACAATTCCTATGGCAGCATGAGGAGCACCAGGGGCGCAAGCTACGGGCGCCCCGCGGATCAGCTTCCGCGTTTCTCTACTCCACCACCACCCTATAGCAGCATGATGAGCACGGGTGGCGCAAGCTATCTGCGCTCCCTCGCAGGTCAGCTTCCACACATCTCTACGCCACCATCAGCCTATGGCAGCATGATGAGCAATGGTGACGCAAGCTATTGGTATTGAGCAGGTTATCTTCCACAGATTCCTGCTGCTCCACTGTTAGGAACAAGAATCATGTAGGAGGAGCTAACGTTTTTGCGGATGTAACAGGCGCAGTGAGGGCTGGCTCACCGATGATCCACTGCAACTAGGCAGCCTCGCGTCGGAGGCTGCCAgacaactatgcttgtcaacttagTTATATTTATTTATATATGAACCTATATATGAAGTTTGCCTTGAGTGGTGCTACAATGTGTGGAATTTTATTTATGTGGACGACGGTGGGTATGGGGCGAAGTGCGCGCTTCATCCTGCTCTGGGTCTATAGCTTCCGTGTTATCGAACTTCTGCTAGTAACT encodes:
- the LOC119350034 gene encoding uncharacterized protein LOC119350034 yields the protein MGGGMAVDLTHGAVAALVSGLGQVMGAVLQVVGAPGPAPAGTVAGTGQFGLVLSDGVHSLEAVLDVTMDGLVTAGLLRAGSVVRVLDYLYSYAANLRVFVVFQLEILQAECTLIGSPTIYEVSDAAQPKNGCYSDRLGIHRPDMISKVQQGVTNIACSRDQGLAGSSRAPRVEHAVNNLRGFYDLVSAQNTIDAKMQQLSLRNQGQGLAAPPTNWEGFDWTGNTYRTIAQIKDENFRMSSQPDLITVVAAVSQVDSGAFCYPSCALMFDGEKCNNKLKVDGDGWWCTRCLWRSQTCEYRYMLNCQISDHTGSTNATVLQQAAEEIIGYTAQELLMIKDVEKDGVKFEEIMQGILRRQCVLKLRVEGHGVMTKRSIVEAEKLESPNTSHLLGAIGNLLKSGSSPTPWQQGGLAPTARRPTNLQAPFRTFNNSYGSMRSTRGASYGRPADQLPRFSTPPPPYSSMMSTGGASYLRSLAGYLPQIPAAPLLGTRIM